A portion of the Trachemys scripta elegans isolate TJP31775 chromosome 9, CAS_Tse_1.0, whole genome shotgun sequence genome contains these proteins:
- the TMEM185A gene encoding transmembrane protein 185A has product MNLRGLFQDFNPSKFLIYACLLLFSVLLSLRLDDKIQWSYWAVFAPIWLWKLMVIVGASVGTGVWARNPQYRAEGETCVEFKAMLIAVGIHLLLLMFEVLVCDRIERGTHFWLLVFMPLFFVSPVSVAACVWGFRHDRSLELEILCSVNILQFIFIALRLDEIIRWPWLVVCVPLWILMSFLCLVVLYYIVWSVLFLRSMDVIAEQRRTHITMAISWMTIVVPLLTFEILLVHRLDGHNAFSYIPIFVPLWLSLITLMATTFGQKGGNHWWFGIRKDFCQFLLELFPFLREYGNISYDLHHEDNEELEETPVPEPPKIAPMFRKKTGVVITQSPGKYVIPPPKLSIDMPD; this is encoded by the exons ATGAACCTGCGCGGGTTGTTCCAGGATTTCAATCCGAG caAATTTCTTATCTATGCCTGTCTGCTGCTGTTCTCTGTTCTGCTCTCTCTCCGTCTGGATGACAAAATTCAGTGGAGCTATTGGGCTGTCTTTGCTCCAATATGGCTATGGAAGCTAATGGTCATTGTTGGTGCTTCGGTGGGAACAGGAGTATGGGCACGAAACCCACAGTATCG AGCAGAAGGAGAAACCTGTGTGGAGTTCAAAGCTATGCTAATTGCAGTAGGTATTCACCTGCTACTGCTGATGTTCGAAGTTCTGGTATGTGACAGGATCGAAAGAGGAACCCATTTCTGGCTTCTGGTCTTCATGCCATTGTTCTTTGTATCTCCAGTGTCAGTTGCAGCTTGTGTGTGGGGCTTCCGACATGACAGATCTCTGGAG tTGGAAATTTTGTGTTCTGTCAATATTCTCCAGTTCATATTTATTGCACTCAGACTAGACGAGATCATCAGATGGCCATGGCTT GTTGTTTGCGTTCCTCTGTGGATCTTGATGTCCTTCCTGTGTCTGGTAGTACTCTATTACATTGTTTGGTCTGTCCTGTTCTTGCGTTCAATGGACGTTATTGCTGAGCAGAGGAGAACACACATAACAATGGCCATCAGTTGGATGACAATCGTTGTTCCATTACTCACATTTGAA ATTCTACTAGTGCACAGACTGGATGGACATAATGCGTTCTCATATATACCCATTTTTGTCCCTCTTTGGCTTTCTTTGATAACTTTAATGGCAACAACATTTGGACAGAAAGGAGGAAATCATT GGTGGTTTGGAATTCGCAAAGACTTCTGTCAATTCCTACTTGAACTTTTCCCATTCTTGAGAGAATATGGAAATATTTCCTATGATCTCCATCATGAAGATAATGAAGAACTGGAAGAAACACCTGTTCCAGAACCCCCCAAAATTGCACCAATGTTCCGAAAAAAGACTGGAGTGGTCATTACACAGAGTCCTGGAAAGTATGTTATTCCACCTCCCAAATTAAGCATTGACATGCCAGATTAA
- the LOC117882816 gene encoding heat shock transcription factor, Y-linked-like produces the protein MDLSIAETPHVSAQDEMVDSAVSISSAIPLCDRTATGDSALRSIIEENAFQVLSDGPWVKRPRLLCDDSSTEDNDFLSLTFPKKLWKIVESDQFKSLWWDDDGNCVVIDEELFKKEVLERRGPLRIFETDCMKSFIRQLNLYGFSKMRQDFQRSASLAEFLAEEKAASAFSKLQFYHNPNFKRGSPHLLPRCKRRVGIKNTPPVAFSLDEEFSENCLKSEGRSSDVQSAFGTASMEENDLVATAPKENLQTCALRKPTVNKGLARATARIRSGYASSPAASLRPSERATAEDSEKLNQLAPFHLPQNNSHTQVSTHDIDSTTTTSATSLYHVIPPVSNSPFGSVMGLPAFPTMYPDLSAMQAHWASLLPFCNPWFSMPMIAAASAISMSRSSHHRTPSYHHCPNCNCTSNNASAAKGVGPKPTEYSGYHR, from the exons ATGGACCTTTCTATAGCAGAAACTCCGCATGTTTCAGCTCAGGATGAAATGGTTGATTCTGCTGTCTCAATTTCTTCTGCTATTCCACTGTGTGATAGAACAGCAACTGGTGACTCTGCCTTGAGGTCTATAATAGAAGAAAATGCCTTTCAAGTTTTGAGTGATGGACCCTGGGTAAAAAGACCACGTCTTCTCTGTGATGatagttccactgaagacaatgattTTTTATCCCTCACCTTTCCAAAGAAACTATGGAAAATTGTTGAAAGTGATCAATTTAAGTCACTTTGGTGGGATGATGATGGAAATTGTGTAGTGATTGATGAAGAGCTCTTTAAAAAGGAGGTGCTGGAAAGGAGAGGACCTCTGCGAATTTTTGAAACTGATTGCATGAAAAGTTTCATTCGTCAGCTTAATCTCTATGGCTTTAGCAAAATGcgacaagattttcaaaggtctgCCTCGCTAGCTGAATTTCTAGCAGAAGAAAAAGCAGCTTCTGCCTTTAGCAAG TTACAGTTCTACCATAACCCGAATTTTAAGAGAGGctctccccacctccttccaAGGTGTAAAAGAAGAGTTGGCATCAAAAATACACCACCAGTTGCTTTCTCATTAGATGAGGAATTCAGTGAAAACTGCCTAAAGAGTGAGGGAAGAAGCTCAGATGTTCAGTCCGCCTTCGGAACTGCTTCCATGGAGGAAAATGACCTTGTTGCAACTGCTCCAAAGGAAAACCTGCAAACATGCGCACTAAGAAAGCCTACAGTAAATAAGGGACTTGCCAGAGCAACTGCCCGAATCAGAAGTGGATACGCTTCATCGCCAGCAGCTTCACTGAGGCCATCGGAACGTGCAACAGCAGAAGACAGTGAGAAGTTGAATCAGCTGGCTCCATTCCATTTACCCCAAAATAACAGCCATACTCAAGTCAGCACCCACGATATAGATTCCACTACAACTACATCCGCGACTTCTTTGTATCATGTCATACCTCCTGTATCAAATAGTCCCTTTGGATCTGTGATGGGGCTTCCTGCCTTCCCAACCATGTATCCAGACTTATCAGCTATGCAGGCTCATTGGGCTAGTTTGCTGCCATTTTGTAACCCATGGTTCTCAATGCCTATGATTGCAGCAGCCTCTGCCATTTCAATGTCAAGATCATCTCATCACCGAACTCCATCATACCATCACTGCCCTAATTGCAACTGCACTTCGAACAATGCATCTGCTGCCAAAGGTGTTGGACCAAAGCCTACTGAATATTCAGGATACCATCGATAA